TTTGCCAGATACGCCGGGCGTTAGCTTGGCGAGCGGCTTTCCACTGCGGCATACGCGCTAACTGGATACGCCCAATAGCAGATTGCATTTCAGTAAGCCGCCAGTTGGTGCCAAAACTCTCGTGCAGCCAGCGAAAACCCGGCTCATGTTCGCGCTCGTAAACGGCTTCCCAACTTTTACCATGATCCTTATAGGCCCACATGGCTCGCCATAAAGCTTCATCATTCGTGGTGACCATCCCACCTTCACCACCGGTGGTCATAATTTTATCCTGACAGAATGACCAACAGCCTATATGGCCAATGCTACCTACGCTTTGGCCTTTATAAGTCGCACCATGAGCTTGGGCGCAATCTTCAATTACACAAAGGTTATGTTTCTCAGCCAGCGCTATTAGCGCTTCCATTTCACATGGCCACCCCGCCAAATGGACAGCAATAATGGCTCGCGTGTTAGGCGTAATTCGTTCAGCAACGGAGGCAGCAGTAATATTTTGTGAGTCACGATCTACATCAGCAAACACCGGTACTGCACCTGCGGTAACAACGCTAGAGGCAGTCGCTAAAAAGGTACGCGAAGTAACAATAACTTCATCTTTTCCACTTCCGGCGCCATCACCAATACCAAGACCTTTTAATGCTAAATCAAGCGCGGTGGTACCGTTAGAAACGGCAATAGCGTATTTAGCTTTTGCAAACGTAGCAAACTCACGCTCAAATTGACGACCTTCCTGGCCTGTCCAGTAATTAACCTTATTGGAAAGA
This DNA window, taken from Vreelandella profundi, encodes the following:
- a CDS encoding DegT/DnrJ/EryC1/StrS family aminotransferase; translation: MLNGPFSPWPSFSEDEANAVHNVLLSNKVNYWTGQEGRQFEREFATFAKAKYAIAVSNGTTALDLALKGLGIGDGAGSGKDEVIVTSRTFLATASSVVTAGAVPVFADVDRDSQNITAASVAERITPNTRAIIAVHLAGWPCEMEALIALAEKHNLCVIEDCAQAHGATYKGQSVGSIGHIGCWSFCQDKIMTTGGEGGMVTTNDEALWRAMWAYKDHGKSWEAVYEREHEPGFRWLHESFGTNWRLTEMQSAIGRIQLARMPQWKAARQANARRIWQTASECNGLRVPEMPEHIEHAAYKCYVFVESEQLKEGWNRDRIMNEIIARGVPCFSGSCSEVYLEKAFDDTCWRPEKPLTVARELGETSLMFLCHPTLTEAEIDKTCQIVKKVMAEVVQ